TGCCACTCCTTCAGGGGCGAGGTAAACAGCAGCCCATCCATGTTGGCGGTGAAGTCCTTAGTGGCGCGATCGGCAAAGATGCCCGCTACCACAATTGCCAAAGGAATCCCGGCCAGAAAGCCCACGGTACTCATAATGGCCAGGGGGGCATTGGCGTAGGGAATCATCTCCCCCGGTCGGGTGGCAGTACCCGCGGCTTGCCTGAGCAATGGAAAGAACAGGACATCGCTGCCGTTGATATGCATCACCAGCGGTCCTAAAACCAAGAAAAAGCCAAAGCCCAGCAGCAAACTCCGGGTTCGCAGGCTGTCTTGCAGCTCAAACCGGACGATCTCCCAGACGGGTTGCCAGGGGGAAATGGGTGGATGGGTGGATGGGGTCGAGGATGATTGCGTAGCCATGTTCGGAGAAAAAAGGATGTTCGTAGGGGAGCGATATCCCAGGGGCCTTTAAGGACTCTGGGATCTGGGGACATACGATCAACTGCTACTACTGCTGGGCTGGGGCAGTTTGGGAATGAGCCAAGCCAGGAACTGATCTTGAGACCGGGTTTGTACCAAGACTTTCCCTGGCTCAGTGAGATCCACCACAAAGCCTTCGCCGCTGAAAAGAAAGCTTTTCATGCCGCCGACGGAGCGGGTTTTGAAGGGCATGGATTCGCTCAGGGCCACCAAGTGCCCCGTATCCAGGGTGAAGGATTGTCCAGGGGCCAAGGTCATTTCGTGGATCGCCCCGTAGGAAGCCACCACCACCTGCCCCTGCCCCTCGGCCCGCAGCATAAATAACCCGCCCCCCGTGCCAAAGAAGGACTTGGAGCCGCCCCACGTGGTATCCAGGGTAATGCCCATATCCGAGGCCACGTAGGCCCCCGACTGGATCAGCATCGGCTCAGAAAGGGTCAGCACGTTCAAATCCCCCGGTAGAGAAGGGGCCACCCACACCTCGCCGCCCTGGGCTGGGGCGGTGTAGATGTTCTGAAAAAAGCTTTCTCCCCCCAAAAAAGACCGCTTTAGGGCTTGCATAAAGCCGCCGGTTTTGGTCTCTAGCGTTGTCCCGGTAGACATCCCCACCATCGATGCGGCTTCCACCCGCACCTGTTCGCCGCCTCGTAGCTGGAGGCGACCAAGGGTAAAGGCGGGCTGATACATCAATTCAACTTGCATGGTGAATCATTCCTAAGCTGAATGGGCGACTGCGATCATGGCTGGATTATCGGAATCAGTAGAATAAGAAACATCAACGTCGATGCATGGAGCGCTTTGATCATGGGTCAAGCTGTCTCATTCCCCTCCAGCTATATGACCTTCGAGGACTATCTGGCTTACGACGACGGCACCGACACTCGCTATGAACTGGTGAATGGAGTGCTGGTGGAAATGCCGCCCGAAAGTGATGAAAATCTTGGGATTGCCAGAAAGTTGCTGTTGGAGTTGATCAAACATATACCGGCGGATCGTGTGGTCTGGGGGACTGAGATAGAAGTCACTGGCAAACGGGCAACTGGGCGGATTCCAGATTTGCTGGTTCATTCCGAAGAATCAAAAGCTGCTATTGCAGGCGCTCCTCGTGCTACTCTGACCCGCGATATGCCACCCCCAGCGCTGGTGATAGAAGTGGTCAGCCCTGGACAGGCCAACCGGGAACGGGACTACCGCTATAAACACACTGAGTATGCGGCGCGGGGCATTGCCGAATACTGGATTGTGGACCCAGAAACGCGGCAGGTAACCCTCTGCCGCTGGGTCAGCGGTCAATACGAAGACCAGGTCTACAGCGGTGACGAAAGGATTGAGTCCACGGTAGTGCCTGAATTTGGGTTAACCCCCGCCGAGATTTTTGCATAGCTCGCTTACTTTTATAGTCCGCTTACCAGTTGTGTCGGCTGAATGGATTCAGACCCTGGGGACTTAGGGGATGGCCCCGTTGCTAGACTGCAACGCCGGGATCTCCTTCATCACACAGAAGTAGACATCTTCTAGGTCTGGTTCGACCGCCTCAAACCCAGCACCAGGATCCGACTCGCTATAAATTCGGGCAATGATGTCGCCCATGAAAAAGCGGGTAGAGAGCACCCGGTACTTCTCTTCGTAGGTGGGTAGTTCATCCCGGCGCAGCTTAATGCGCCAGACCTTACCCGCCAGTTGTTGCATCAGGCCGATGGGTTGCCCGGTGAGGCGGATCTGGCCGGCAATCAGCACCGCCATCTGGGGACAGAGTTCGCTTACATCTTCCACAATGTGGGTGGAGAGGATGATCGCTGCCCGTTCTGAGATTTCGCTGAGCAGGTTGAGAAAGCGCACCCGCTCGGCGGGGTCGAGGCCCGCAGTGGGTTCATCCACAATCACCAGGCGGGGGTCGCCTACCAGGGCCTGGGCAATGCCAAACCGCTGCCGCATACCGCCCGAAAAACCGCTGACGGCGCGATCGCGGGCATCTTACAAATTCACCTGGTGCAGCAGGTGCTTCACCAATTCCTTCCGCTCCTTGCCGTTGGTGATGCCCTTCAACGCGGCAAAATGATCCAACAGCTTCTCGGCAGACACGCCGGGATAGACGCCAAAGCTTTGGGGCAGATAGCCCAGTACCTGACGCACTTTCACCTTTTCTTCTAGGACGTTGATATCGCCCCACTGAATGGTGCCCTCGCTGGCTTCCTGGAGGGTGGCAATGGTACGCATTAGGCTGGATTTGCCGGCTCCATTGGGGCCTAGCAGGCCAAACATGCCCATTGGAATATCGAGATTGACTCCTTTCAGGGCTTTGTAACCGTTAGGATAGGTTTTTGTAAGGTTACGAATTTGGATTGATTCACGCTCTAAGCTCGGAAACATTTGCTGAAAAGCTAAACTCTCGATTTGCTAAAAGCTGTATTCCAATTTAATTTAAGAGCTAGTTTGTAAAGGAGCCTGAAAGCCTCGTTAATCAAGGATTTCCGAGAAACCGCTTTTCCTGGGCAAGCATGACCTCAAAGCCACACATGCCAAGAGTTTCAGGCTTCTTAAGATTTGCTTCACAAATTAGCTCTAAGTGAGAGCAAAAATAAGTAACTACAGGAAAACTTAAAGCCGAAACACTTAGGATGGTTCCGCAAAGCACTTTATATACTTTTGCCCATAGCCTAATCACCGGCATTGTGTATAGACGTGCATGTTGCTTTG
The Thermoleptolyngbya sichuanensis A183 DNA segment above includes these coding regions:
- a CDS encoding TIGR00266 family protein, yielding MQVELMYQPAFTLGRLQLRGGEQVRVEAASMVGMSTGTTLETKTGGFMQALKRSFLGGESFFQNIYTAPAQGGEVWVAPSLPGDLNVLTLSEPMLIQSGAYVASDMGITLDTTWGGSKSFFGTGGGLFMLRAEGQGQVVVASYGAIHEMTLAPGQSFTLDTGHLVALSESMPFKTRSVGGMKSFLFSGEGFVVDLTEPGKVLVQTRSQDQFLAWLIPKLPQPSSSSS
- a CDS encoding Uma2 family endonuclease, with the translated sequence MGQAVSFPSSYMTFEDYLAYDDGTDTRYELVNGVLVEMPPESDENLGIARKLLLELIKHIPADRVVWGTEIEVTGKRATGRIPDLLVHSEESKAAIAGAPRATLTRDMPPPALVIEVVSPGQANRERDYRYKHTEYAARGIAEYWIVDPETRQVTLCRWVSGQYEDQVYSGDERIESTVVPEFGLTPAEIFA